The following are encoded together in the Pseudomonas sediminis genome:
- a CDS encoding enoyl-CoA hydratase has protein sequence MSTALETYKPGIFDLTHKLTVEKHGHTALITINHPPANTWDRDSLIGLKQVIEHLNRDDEVYALVVTGQGSKFFSAGADLNMFADGDKARAREMARRFGEAFETLRDFRGVSIAAINGYAMGGGLECALACDIRIAERQAQMALPEASVGLLPCAGGTQALPWLVGEGWAKRMILCGERIDAETALRIGLIEQVVDTGEARGTALLLASKVARQSPVAVRTIKPLIQGARERGSNTWLPEERERFVDLFDADDTREGVNAFLEKRDPQWRNK, from the coding sequence ATGAGCACTGCACTGGAAACCTACAAACCCGGCATCTTCGACCTGACCCACAAGCTCACCGTGGAAAAACACGGCCATACCGCGCTGATCACCATCAACCATCCGCCGGCCAACACCTGGGACCGCGACTCACTGATCGGCCTCAAGCAAGTGATCGAACATCTCAACCGCGACGACGAGGTGTATGCACTGGTGGTGACCGGCCAGGGGTCGAAATTCTTCTCCGCTGGCGCCGACCTGAACATGTTCGCCGATGGCGACAAAGCCCGCGCTCGTGAGATGGCGCGGCGCTTTGGCGAAGCCTTCGAAACCCTGCGCGATTTCCGCGGTGTATCCATTGCCGCAATCAACGGCTACGCCATGGGCGGCGGCCTGGAGTGTGCACTGGCCTGCGATATCCGCATCGCCGAACGCCAGGCGCAGATGGCCTTGCCGGAAGCATCCGTGGGTCTGTTGCCTTGCGCCGGTGGTACCCAGGCGCTGCCCTGGCTGGTCGGCGAAGGCTGGGCCAAACGCATGATCCTCTGCGGCGAGCGCATCGACGCCGAGACCGCCCTGCGCATCGGCCTGATCGAGCAGGTGGTGGACACCGGCGAAGCACGCGGCACTGCCCTGCTGCTGGCATCCAAGGTGGCGCGACAAAGCCCGGTGGCAGTGCGCACCATCAAACCGCTGATCCAGGGTGCACGCGAGCGTGGCTCCAACACCTGGCTGCCGGAGGAACGCGAGCGCTTCGTCGACCTGTTCGACGCCGATGACACCCGCGAAGGGGTCAACGCCTTCCTGGAGAAACGC
- a CDS encoding ABC transporter substrate-binding protein, protein MRHLSAILALWAGITACAQAAEPITLGLNYPRTGPYKEEGLAQMRGALLAIDEINAAGGVLGRPLRLSSKDTASRPAKAEKNVDKLAAEGAAMLFGGASSAVAIAAGKRAKQHGLLYFGTLTYSNDTTGKDGHRYMFRECNNAWMSAKVLGQYLSKTLPNKRYFYVTADYTWGHTSEASLRQATASDNAAQHASVRIPFPGARLADYQDALTQAAASNAEILALVLFGEDLVRAMRVAKDLGLTERMQIVAPNLTQSMVEQAGPNLMAGVIGTEPWTWRVPALEKSARGEAFVEAFKTRYEMYPSSSAASAYSIVQQWADAATRAKSLDSETLIKALEGHRYTLLKDEQQWRAFDHQNLQTVYAVKVKPRDEVLKDPLKQDYFEIVDRLDSSSALPSLAEWQAERRAGGQPLTLQ, encoded by the coding sequence ATGCGCCACCTGTCCGCCATCCTGGCCCTGTGGGCCGGAATCACCGCCTGTGCGCAGGCTGCCGAGCCGATCACCCTCGGCCTCAATTACCCGCGCACCGGCCCGTATAAAGAGGAGGGACTGGCGCAGATGCGTGGAGCCCTGCTGGCCATCGATGAAATCAACGCCGCAGGCGGTGTCCTCGGGCGGCCCTTGCGCCTATCCAGCAAGGACACCGCTTCGCGGCCGGCCAAGGCCGAGAAGAACGTCGACAAGCTGGCCGCCGAAGGTGCGGCGATGCTCTTCGGTGGCGCCTCCAGCGCGGTCGCCATCGCCGCAGGCAAGCGCGCCAAGCAGCACGGCCTGCTGTACTTCGGCACCCTTACCTACTCCAACGACACCACTGGCAAGGATGGCCATCGCTACATGTTTCGCGAGTGCAACAACGCCTGGATGAGCGCCAAGGTACTCGGCCAATACCTGAGCAAGACCCTGCCGAACAAGCGCTACTTCTATGTTACCGCCGACTACACCTGGGGCCACACCAGCGAGGCATCGCTGCGCCAGGCCACCGCCAGCGACAATGCCGCCCAACACGCCAGCGTACGCATCCCCTTCCCGGGCGCGCGCCTGGCCGACTACCAGGACGCGCTGACCCAGGCCGCCGCCAGCAACGCCGAAATCCTTGCTCTGGTGCTGTTCGGCGAGGACCTGGTGCGTGCCATGCGCGTCGCCAAGGACCTGGGCCTGACTGAGCGTATGCAGATCGTCGCGCCGAACCTGACCCAGAGCATGGTCGAACAGGCCGGCCCCAATCTGATGGCAGGCGTGATCGGCACCGAGCCCTGGACCTGGCGCGTACCGGCGCTGGAGAAATCTGCGCGTGGTGAAGCCTTCGTCGAAGCTTTCAAGACCCGCTACGAGATGTACCCATCCAGCTCCGCTGCCTCGGCCTACAGCATCGTCCAGCAGTGGGCCGACGCCGCTACACGAGCCAAGAGCCTCGACAGCGAAACGCTGATCAAGGCACTGGAAGGCCACCGCTACACCTTGCTCAAGGACGAACAGCAATGGCGTGCCTTCGACCACCAGAACCTGCAGACGGTCTACGCCGTGAAGGTCAAGCCGCGCGACGAGGTCCTCAAGGACCCACTCAAACAGGACTACTTCGAAATCGTCGACCGCCTCGACTCCAGCAGCGCGCTGCCCAGCCTCGCCGAGTGGCAGGCCGAGCGCCGCGCCGGCGGCCAACCTCTGACCTTGCAATGA
- a CDS encoding acyl-CoA dehydrogenase family protein, with product MDFELSDEQRLLTDSARAFAALELAPHAAGWDREQHFPVEVIRRAAEQGYLALYLREEDGGLGLSRLSSSLIFEQLAAGCVATTAYLTIHNMATWMLASFADQALKDAWLPGLINGQSLASYCLTEPDAGSDAAHLRTRARRDGDDYVIDGSKCFISGAGSTQVLIVMARTGEDGAKGISCFLVPADAPGVRYGRNEDKMGWKAQPTRTITFEGVRIPASHRIGPEGEGFVYAMKGLDGGRLNIASCSLGAAQAALQQSLRYVEERKQFGKALSEFQALQFKLADMLTALTASRQMVRLAAHKLDHVHGEASLYCAMAKRFATDQCFDVCNEALQLHGGYGYLNDYPLERWVRDARVHQILEGTNEIMRVIVARRLLLQGGMLDRLL from the coding sequence ATGGACTTCGAACTCAGTGATGAACAACGCCTGCTGACCGACAGCGCCCGCGCCTTCGCCGCGCTGGAGCTGGCGCCCCACGCCGCCGGGTGGGATCGCGAGCAGCACTTCCCGGTCGAGGTGATTCGCCGCGCTGCCGAGCAGGGCTACCTGGCCCTGTATCTGCGCGAAGAGGACGGCGGCCTGGGCCTGTCCAGGCTGTCCAGCTCACTGATATTCGAACAACTGGCGGCCGGCTGCGTCGCCACCACCGCCTACCTTACCATCCACAATATGGCCACCTGGATGCTCGCCAGCTTCGCCGACCAGGCGCTTAAGGATGCCTGGTTGCCGGGGCTGATCAACGGCCAGTCGCTGGCCTCCTACTGCCTGACCGAGCCGGACGCCGGCTCTGACGCCGCCCATCTGCGCACCCGCGCACGGCGCGATGGCGACGACTACGTGATCGACGGCAGCAAGTGCTTTATCTCCGGGGCAGGAAGCACACAGGTGCTGATTGTCATGGCGCGCACCGGTGAGGATGGTGCCAAGGGTATTTCCTGCTTCCTGGTACCTGCCGATGCGCCCGGCGTGCGTTACGGACGCAACGAGGACAAGATGGGCTGGAAGGCGCAGCCGACCCGTACCATCACCTTCGAAGGCGTACGCATTCCCGCCAGCCACCGCATCGGCCCAGAGGGCGAAGGCTTCGTCTATGCCATGAAGGGCCTCGATGGTGGCCGCCTGAATATCGCCAGCTGCTCGCTCGGTGCGGCCCAGGCAGCGCTGCAGCAGAGCCTGCGTTACGTCGAGGAACGCAAGCAGTTCGGCAAGGCGCTCAGCGAATTCCAGGCCCTGCAATTCAAGCTGGCCGACATGCTCACCGCCCTCACCGCCAGCCGGCAGATGGTGCGCCTGGCCGCGCACAAGCTCGACCATGTCCACGGAGAGGCCAGTCTGTACTGCGCCATGGCCAAGCGCTTCGCCACCGACCAGTGCTTCGATGTGTGCAACGAAGCACTGCAACTGCACGGCGGTTACGGCTATCTGAATGACTATCCGCTGGAACGCTGGGTACGCGACGCCCGCGTGCACCAGATACTTGAAGGCACCAACGAAATCATGCGGGTGATCGTCGCCCGCCGCCTGCTTCTGCAGGGCGGCATGCTCGATCGTCTGCTGTAG